From Actinopolymorpha cephalotaxi, one genomic window encodes:
- a CDS encoding PQQ-dependent sugar dehydrogenase: MKRVQRDGATVVVGTVPGVRHGGEGGLLGLAIRPWTFWRDHYVYAYFTTATDNRIARMRYTGGTLGAPEVILSGIPAAGAHNGGRLVFGPDGFLYAGTGDATVGANAQDLASLGGKILRIRGDGTPAPGNPFGTAVWSYGHRNVQGLAFDPWGRLWADELGANTWDELNLIRPGNNYGWPIVEGVAHDPRFVDPLAQWPTSEASPSGLAYSRGALWMAGLRGQRLWRIQISGDQVVGTPEAFFTGVYGRLRTVARTWRGDLWLVTNNTDGRVPPRPGDDRILLVRLTR; this comes from the coding sequence ATCAAGCGCGTCCAGCGCGACGGCGCCACCGTGGTGGTGGGCACGGTCCCCGGTGTCCGGCACGGCGGCGAGGGCGGCCTGCTCGGCCTGGCGATCCGCCCGTGGACCTTCTGGCGGGACCACTACGTCTACGCGTACTTCACCACCGCCACCGACAACCGGATCGCGCGGATGCGCTACACAGGAGGCACCCTCGGCGCGCCGGAGGTCATCCTCTCCGGCATCCCGGCCGCGGGTGCGCACAACGGCGGCCGGCTGGTGTTCGGTCCCGACGGGTTCCTCTACGCCGGCACCGGTGACGCGACCGTCGGCGCGAACGCGCAGGACCTGGCATCCCTGGGCGGAAAGATCCTGCGGATCCGCGGGGACGGCACGCCCGCGCCCGGCAACCCGTTCGGTACCGCGGTGTGGAGCTACGGACACCGCAACGTGCAGGGCCTGGCCTTCGACCCGTGGGGCCGGCTGTGGGCGGACGAACTCGGCGCGAACACCTGGGACGAGCTGAACCTCATCCGGCCGGGCAACAACTACGGCTGGCCCATCGTGGAAGGGGTCGCGCACGACCCGAGGTTCGTCGACCCGCTCGCGCAGTGGCCGACGTCGGAGGCCTCCCCGTCCGGGCTGGCCTACTCCCGCGGCGCGCTGTGGATGGCGGGGCTGCGCGGGCAGCGGCTGTGGCGGATCCAGATCAGCGGAGACCAGGTGGTCGGCACGCCCGAGGCGTTCTTCACCGGCGTCTACGGCCGGCTTCGGACCGTCGCCCGCACCTGGCGCGGCGACCTCTGGCTGGTCACCAACAACACCGACGGCCGGGTGCCGCCGCGGCCCGGCGACGACCGGATCCTGCTGGTGCGGTTGACGAGGTAG
- a CDS encoding N-acyl-D-amino-acid deacylase family protein: MYDVVLAGGTVLDGTGAPGTVADVAVEDGRIALVGSVPRTQARRRIDVTGAVVCPGFVDLHSHADFTVFGTPGALTQIAQGVTTLVTGNCGFSPFPVVPEHEDELRVHAGFLDADLPWEWSGAGEYAAAVERLPLGVNLALQVGHGAVRIGAMGVADRAPTPAELDRMRSLVAEAVADGVAGLSSGLIYAPASYARAEELAAVAEPVAAAGRLYSTHIRDEGDGLDEAVEEALEVGRRTGVRVQVSHLKAVGPANWGRVGRVLQTLARARRDGVDAHGDQYPYTASSTTLTARLPGWAMDGGVAALRERLERAEDRDKLVADLTARTGTTFLPERIVLSDTPDGPYRAHLGKDLAAIAGAVGLSPAETAVDLLRRQRGVASIISHGMAEDDVRTILADPAVAVASDGWILDCPGAGTPHPRSFGTFARVLGHYVRAGVLDLPTAVAKMTSLPAARLGWRDRGVVRPGAVADLAVFDPAEVADPSSYDAPWQLARGVSYTFLAGTPVWENGAATGAAPGRVVGGRR; the protein is encoded by the coding sequence ATGTACGACGTGGTACTCGCCGGCGGAACCGTCCTGGACGGAACGGGTGCGCCCGGCACCGTGGCCGACGTGGCAGTCGAGGACGGCCGGATCGCCTTGGTGGGCAGCGTTCCCAGAACCCAGGCGCGGCGCCGGATCGACGTGACCGGCGCGGTGGTCTGCCCGGGTTTCGTGGACCTGCACTCCCACGCGGACTTCACCGTGTTCGGCACACCGGGCGCACTCACCCAGATCGCGCAGGGCGTCACCACCCTGGTCACCGGCAACTGCGGCTTCTCGCCGTTCCCGGTGGTGCCCGAGCACGAGGACGAGTTGCGCGTGCACGCGGGCTTCCTGGACGCGGACCTGCCGTGGGAGTGGTCGGGCGCGGGGGAGTACGCCGCGGCCGTCGAACGCCTTCCTCTCGGTGTCAACCTCGCCTTGCAGGTAGGCCATGGTGCGGTCCGCATCGGTGCGATGGGCGTGGCCGACCGGGCGCCCACGCCGGCCGAGCTGGACCGGATGCGGTCGCTGGTCGCGGAGGCGGTGGCCGACGGCGTCGCGGGACTGTCCAGCGGGCTGATCTACGCGCCCGCGTCGTACGCCAGGGCGGAGGAGCTGGCCGCGGTGGCCGAGCCGGTCGCCGCCGCCGGGCGGCTCTACTCCACCCACATCCGCGACGAGGGCGACGGACTGGACGAGGCGGTGGAGGAGGCGCTGGAGGTCGGCCGGCGTACCGGCGTCCGCGTGCAGGTCTCCCACCTCAAGGCCGTCGGCCCGGCCAACTGGGGCCGGGTGGGCAGGGTTCTGCAGACCCTGGCCCGGGCGCGGCGCGACGGTGTGGACGCGCACGGCGACCAGTACCCCTACACCGCGTCCAGCACCACGCTCACCGCCCGGCTGCCGGGCTGGGCGATGGACGGCGGGGTGGCGGCGCTGCGGGAGCGGCTGGAGCGCGCGGAGGACCGGGACAAGTTGGTCGCCGACCTCACCGCCCGGACCGGAACGACCTTCCTGCCCGAGCGGATCGTGCTGTCCGACACCCCGGACGGTCCGTACCGCGCACACCTCGGCAAGGACCTCGCGGCCATCGCCGGTGCGGTCGGCCTGTCACCCGCGGAGACGGCCGTCGACCTTTTGCGCCGCCAGCGCGGGGTGGCCTCGATCATCAGCCACGGCATGGCCGAGGACGACGTACGCACGATCCTCGCCGACCCGGCGGTCGCGGTGGCCAGCGACGGCTGGATCCTCGACTGCCCCGGCGCCGGTACGCCGCACCCGCGCAGCTTCGGGACGTTCGCCAGGGTGCTCGGCCACTACGTGCGGGCGGGGGTGCTGGACCTGCCCACAGCAGTGGCGAAGATGACCTCGCTGCCGGCCGCCCGGCTGGGCTGGCGCGACCGCGGCGTGGTGCGTCCCGGCGCGGTCGCCGACCTCGCGGTGTTCGACCCGGCCGAGGTGGCCGACCCCTCGTCTTACGACGCACCGTGGCAGCTCGCGCGCGGAGTGTCGTACACCTTCCTGGCCGGTACGCCGGTGTGGGAGAACGGCGCCGCCACCGGTGCCGCTCCGGGCCGGGTTGTCGGCGGGCGGCGGTAG
- the gatC gene encoding Asp-tRNA(Asn)/Glu-tRNA(Gln) amidotransferase subunit GatC: MPAITREEVAHLARLARIELTDDELDHHAGQLGVILESVAQVGEVAAEDIPPTSHPVPLTNVFRADEVRPGLTAAEALAGAPVVDGEPAVEEDRFRVPRILGEEA, encoded by the coding sequence GTGCCTGCGATCACCCGCGAGGAGGTCGCGCACCTAGCGCGCCTCGCTCGGATCGAGCTGACCGACGACGAACTCGACCACCACGCCGGCCAGCTGGGCGTCATCCTCGAGTCGGTCGCCCAGGTCGGCGAGGTGGCCGCCGAGGACATTCCGCCCACCTCCCACCCGGTGCCGCTCACCAACGTCTTCCGCGCCGACGAGGTACGCCCGGGGCTGACCGCCGCGGAGGCGCTGGCCGGCGCTCCCGTCGTCGACGGTGAGCCCGCGGTCGAGGAGGACCGCTTCCGCGTTCCCCGCATTCTCGGTGAGGAGGCCTGA
- a CDS encoding PQQ-dependent sugar dehydrogenase, producing the protein MTRSRTPRLTLRALLLTVVLCTATACGLTGTDNSGGPDRRATPSKSARPTATATPTTPASPTPSATSVSPKPTPRATSAAPKRRAAPRPAASRKAASRPAGPARPVVAGTIAKGLTTPWDLAFLPDGSALLSERDTARIDRVTPGGNVSTVGRVPGVVHEGEGGLLGLALSPHFSRDRLLYAYITTGTDNRVVRMTYTGSALGAPEAVFTGIPRGPQHHNGGRLRFGPDGYLYVPTGDGEQRARAQNRSSLGGKVLRLTASGKPAPGNPFGTAVWTYGHRNVEGLVFDPQGRLWASEFGDKAADELNRIRAGGNYGWPVLEGRGGARRGYVDPLAQWPTDDASPSGLAYADGSMWLASLRGERLWRVPVAGGRVTGASKAFLVGTYGRLRHVARAPDGSLWLLTNNTDGRVSPRPGDDRILRLRLTR; encoded by the coding sequence ATGACCAGATCCCGAACTCCCCGCCTGACCCTGCGTGCGCTGCTGCTGACGGTCGTGCTGTGCACGGCCACCGCCTGTGGACTCACCGGCACCGACAACTCCGGCGGACCGGACCGGCGGGCCACCCCGTCCAAGAGCGCCCGGCCGACCGCGACCGCGACTCCGACCACGCCGGCCTCACCCACGCCGTCGGCCACCTCCGTATCGCCGAAGCCGACCCCCCGGGCGACCTCGGCCGCTCCGAAGCGGCGAGCCGCACCGCGGCCGGCCGCCTCCCGGAAGGCGGCCTCGCGGCCGGCCGGCCCCGCCCGCCCGGTCGTCGCCGGCACCATCGCGAAGGGGCTCACCACACCGTGGGACCTCGCGTTCCTACCCGACGGGTCCGCCCTGCTGTCCGAGCGCGACACCGCGCGGATCGACCGGGTGACACCGGGCGGGAACGTCAGCACCGTCGGCCGGGTGCCCGGCGTGGTGCACGAGGGCGAGGGCGGACTGCTCGGGCTGGCGCTGTCGCCGCACTTCTCCCGCGACCGCCTGCTGTACGCCTACATCACCACCGGTACCGACAACCGGGTCGTCCGCATGACCTACACCGGCTCCGCGCTCGGTGCGCCGGAGGCGGTCTTCACCGGGATCCCGCGCGGGCCGCAGCACCACAACGGCGGGCGGCTGAGGTTCGGGCCGGACGGCTACCTCTACGTACCCACCGGCGACGGCGAACAGCGCGCCCGGGCCCAGAACCGCTCCTCCCTCGGCGGCAAGGTCCTGCGCCTCACCGCGAGCGGGAAACCGGCGCCGGGCAACCCGTTCGGCACCGCGGTCTGGACCTACGGCCACCGCAACGTCGAGGGCCTGGTCTTCGACCCGCAGGGCAGGTTGTGGGCGAGCGAGTTCGGTGACAAGGCGGCGGACGAGCTCAACCGGATCCGGGCCGGCGGCAACTACGGCTGGCCGGTGCTGGAGGGGCGCGGCGGTGCCCGGCGCGGGTACGTCGACCCGCTGGCGCAGTGGCCCACCGACGACGCCTCGCCGTCCGGGCTCGCCTACGCCGACGGGTCGATGTGGCTCGCTTCGCTGCGCGGCGAACGCCTGTGGCGGGTGCCGGTCGCCGGCGGTCGCGTGACCGGAGCGTCGAAGGCGTTCCTCGTCGGTACGTACGGACGGCTGCGGCACGTCGCCCGGGCACCGGACGGATCGCTGTGGCTGCTCACGAACAACACCGACGGCCGGGTCTCGCCCCGGCCGGGTGACGACCGGATCCTCCGGCTGCGGCTCACCCGCTGA
- the ligA gene encoding NAD-dependent DNA ligase LigA: protein MAKSASKSAKTKVAGVPTEALERHSVLSQEIEEHNYRYYVLDRPTASDADYDALMRELKALEEAHPELRTPESPTQRVSGTWSTEFEPVEHLERLLSLDNAFALEELRAWAARVEREIGTEAEYLCELKIDGLAIDLVYERGRLVRAATRGDGRVGEDVTLNVRTIDGIPHQLAKADAPTPEVLEVRGEVYFRVRDFEELNAALVEAGKPPFANPRNSAAGSLRQKDPRVTARRRLHFTAHGIGRTQGWQPQRLSEAYATLAAWGIPVSDHVGVRRTLEEVDAYARDYGERRHSLDHEIDGVVVKVDQITLQRQLGSTSRAPRWAIAFKFPPEEVNAKLIDIRVNVGRTGRVTPYGVMEPTKVAGSTVEYATLHNGSEVRRKGVLIGDTVVLRKAGDVIPEIVGPVADLRDGSEREFEMPVRCPECGTELRPEKESDADLRCPNTRHCPAQLRERLFHLGGRGAFDIEVLGYQSGTALLDGGLIADEGDLFALTAEQLKGADFFTTKAGALSANAKRLLDNLEAARTRPLWRVLVALSIRHVGPTAAQALARTFGDLDRIAEAGEEELAAVEGVGPTIAASVVEWFSVDWHREIVEKWRAAGVRLREEIVDQGPRPLDGVTVVVTGSLDGFSRDEASEAIQAQGGKASGSVSKKTGFVVAGDNPGSKFDKARDLGVPILDEEGFRVLLADGPDAARERAQPAQTEE from the coding sequence ATGGCGAAGAGCGCGTCGAAGTCGGCGAAGACCAAGGTCGCGGGCGTCCCCACCGAGGCGCTGGAGCGGCACTCCGTGCTGTCCCAGGAGATCGAGGAGCACAACTACCGCTACTACGTGCTCGACCGGCCGACGGCCTCCGACGCCGACTACGACGCGCTGATGCGGGAGCTGAAGGCGCTCGAGGAGGCCCATCCGGAGCTGCGCACCCCGGAGTCGCCGACGCAGCGGGTCAGCGGCACCTGGTCCACGGAGTTCGAGCCGGTCGAGCACCTCGAACGCCTGCTGTCGCTGGACAACGCGTTCGCGCTGGAGGAGCTGCGGGCCTGGGCGGCCCGGGTCGAACGCGAGATCGGCACCGAGGCCGAATACCTCTGCGAGCTGAAGATCGACGGCCTCGCCATCGACCTGGTCTACGAGCGGGGCCGGCTGGTGCGCGCGGCCACCCGCGGCGACGGCCGGGTCGGTGAGGACGTCACACTCAACGTCCGCACCATCGACGGCATCCCGCACCAGCTGGCCAAGGCCGACGCACCCACGCCCGAGGTGCTCGAGGTGCGCGGCGAGGTCTACTTCCGGGTGCGCGACTTCGAGGAGCTCAACGCCGCGCTGGTGGAGGCGGGCAAGCCACCGTTCGCCAACCCGCGCAACTCCGCGGCCGGATCGCTGCGCCAGAAGGACCCCCGGGTCACCGCGCGCCGCCGGCTGCACTTCACCGCCCACGGGATCGGGCGTACGCAGGGCTGGCAGCCGCAGCGGCTGTCGGAGGCCTACGCCACCCTCGCCGCCTGGGGCATCCCGGTCAGCGACCACGTGGGTGTCCGCCGCACGCTGGAGGAGGTGGACGCCTACGCCCGCGACTACGGCGAGCGCCGGCACTCCCTCGACCACGAGATCGACGGCGTGGTGGTGAAGGTCGACCAGATCACCCTGCAGCGCCAGCTCGGCTCGACGTCGCGCGCGCCGCGGTGGGCGATCGCGTTCAAGTTCCCGCCGGAGGAGGTCAACGCCAAGCTGATCGACATCCGGGTCAACGTCGGCCGCACCGGCCGGGTCACCCCCTACGGCGTGATGGAGCCGACCAAGGTCGCCGGGTCGACGGTGGAGTACGCCACGCTGCACAACGGTTCGGAGGTACGCCGCAAGGGCGTCCTGATCGGCGACACCGTGGTGCTGCGCAAGGCCGGCGACGTGATCCCGGAGATCGTCGGCCCGGTCGCCGACCTGCGCGACGGCTCCGAGCGGGAGTTCGAGATGCCCGTCCGGTGCCCGGAGTGCGGCACCGAGCTGCGGCCGGAGAAGGAGAGCGACGCCGACCTGCGCTGCCCCAACACCAGGCACTGCCCGGCCCAGCTGCGGGAGCGGCTGTTCCACCTGGGCGGCCGGGGGGCCTTCGACATCGAGGTGCTCGGCTACCAGTCCGGCACGGCGTTGCTGGACGGCGGCCTGATCGCCGACGAGGGCGACCTGTTCGCGCTGACCGCGGAGCAGCTGAAGGGTGCGGACTTCTTCACCACCAAGGCCGGTGCGCTGTCGGCCAACGCCAAGCGGCTGCTGGACAACCTGGAGGCGGCCCGCACCCGGCCGCTGTGGCGGGTGCTGGTCGCCCTGTCCATCCGGCACGTCGGTCCCACCGCCGCGCAGGCGCTGGCCCGCACGTTCGGCGACCTGGACCGGATCGCCGAAGCCGGCGAGGAGGAGCTGGCCGCCGTCGAGGGGGTGGGGCCGACCATCGCCGCGTCGGTGGTCGAGTGGTTCTCCGTCGACTGGCACCGCGAGATCGTGGAGAAGTGGCGGGCGGCCGGCGTGCGGCTCCGGGAGGAGATCGTCGACCAGGGGCCGCGGCCGCTGGACGGGGTGACGGTCGTGGTCACCGGCAGCCTGGACGGCTTCTCCCGCGACGAGGCGTCCGAGGCGATCCAGGCCCAGGGCGGCAAGGCGTCCGGCTCGGTGTCGAAGAAGACCGGCTTCGTGGTGGCCGGCGACAACCCCGGCTCGAAGTTCGACAAGGCCCGCGACCTCGGCGTGCCGATCCTCGACGAGGAGGGGTTCCGGGTGCTGCTGGCCGACGGGCCCGACGCCGCGCGCGAGCGCGCCCAGCCCGCCCAGACCGAGGAGTGA
- the gatB gene encoding Asp-tRNA(Asn)/Glu-tRNA(Gln) amidotransferase subunit GatB, giving the protein MTVTTDLMSYDEALELFDPVMGLEVHVELNTATKMFCGCPTEFGAPPNTQVCPVCLGLPGALPAVNGRAVESAIRIGLALGCDIAPWCRFARKNYFYPDMPKDFQTSQYDEPIATDGALEVEVEGQTFRVEIERAHMEEDTGKSSHVGVSGRIHGADYSIVDYNRAGIPLIEIVTKPIEGAGRLAPQVARAYVGQLRDLLRALGVSDVRMEQGSLRCDANVSLRRHGVTPYGLRTETKNVNSLRSVERALTYEICRQAAILDGGGKVTQETRHWHEDTGVTTSGRSKEEAEDYRYFPEPDLVPIAPSDAWVEELRATLPEPPSLHRRRLFEAWGFTEMEFRDVLGAGALHLVEATVGAGTTPAAARKWWLGELARRARETEVELEALPITPAQVAGVQALVDAGTVNDKLAREVIDGVLAGEGAPEEVVDRRGLAVVSDDSALGAAVDRAIEANPGVAEKIRGGKVAAAGALIGAVMKEMRGQADAGRVRELILQRLGQ; this is encoded by the coding sequence ATGACCGTCACCACCGACCTGATGTCCTACGACGAGGCACTGGAGCTCTTCGACCCGGTGATGGGTCTGGAGGTGCACGTCGAGCTGAACACCGCCACCAAGATGTTCTGCGGGTGCCCGACGGAGTTCGGCGCGCCCCCCAACACCCAGGTGTGCCCGGTCTGCCTCGGCCTGCCCGGGGCACTGCCGGCGGTCAACGGCCGCGCGGTCGAGTCGGCGATCCGGATCGGCCTCGCCCTCGGCTGCGACATCGCGCCGTGGTGCCGGTTCGCGCGGAAGAACTACTTCTACCCGGACATGCCGAAGGACTTCCAGACCAGCCAGTACGACGAGCCGATCGCCACCGACGGCGCGCTGGAGGTGGAGGTCGAGGGGCAGACCTTCCGGGTGGAGATCGAGCGCGCCCACATGGAGGAGGACACCGGCAAGTCCTCCCACGTCGGGGTCAGCGGCCGCATCCACGGCGCCGACTACTCCATCGTCGACTACAACCGCGCCGGCATCCCGCTGATCGAGATCGTCACCAAGCCGATCGAGGGCGCCGGCCGACTGGCACCGCAGGTGGCCCGCGCCTATGTCGGGCAGCTGCGCGACCTGCTGCGGGCGCTCGGCGTGTCCGACGTACGGATGGAGCAGGGGTCGCTGCGCTGCGACGCGAACGTCTCCCTGCGCCGGCACGGCGTGACGCCGTACGGCCTGCGGACCGAGACCAAGAACGTCAACTCGCTGCGCTCGGTCGAACGAGCGCTGACGTACGAGATCTGCCGGCAGGCCGCGATCCTCGACGGCGGCGGCAAGGTCACCCAGGAGACCCGGCACTGGCACGAGGACACCGGCGTCACCACGTCCGGCCGGTCGAAGGAGGAGGCGGAGGACTACCGCTACTTCCCCGAGCCCGACCTGGTGCCGATCGCCCCGTCCGATGCGTGGGTGGAGGAGCTGCGGGCGACCCTGCCGGAGCCGCCGAGCCTGCACCGGCGACGGCTGTTCGAGGCGTGGGGCTTCACCGAGATGGAGTTCCGCGACGTGCTGGGCGCGGGTGCGCTGCACCTGGTCGAGGCGACGGTCGGGGCCGGCACCACGCCGGCCGCCGCCCGCAAGTGGTGGCTGGGCGAGCTGGCCCGCCGGGCGAGGGAGACCGAGGTCGAGCTGGAGGCGCTGCCGATCACGCCCGCGCAGGTCGCCGGGGTGCAGGCCCTGGTCGACGCCGGCACCGTCAACGACAAGTTGGCACGGGAGGTCATCGACGGCGTACTCGCCGGCGAGGGCGCCCCGGAGGAGGTCGTGGACAGGCGCGGGCTCGCGGTCGTCAGTGACGACTCCGCACTCGGCGCCGCTGTCGACCGGGCGATCGAGGCCAACCCCGGCGTCGCCGAGAAGATCCGCGGCGGCAAGGTGGCCGCCGCCGGCGCGCTGATCGGCGCGGTGATGAAGGAGATGCGCGGACAGGCCGACGCGGGCCGGGTCCGCGAGCTGATCCTGCAGCGCCTCGGGCAGTGA
- a CDS encoding ACT domain-containing protein, whose protein sequence is MYLLRIALPDQPGGLGEVASALGKVGADIVAVDVVSRGADGTAIDDFVVELPLGGRADSLVSACLSVPGVRVIWLSRYAAGGTLRHDLEVVESMTEQPAEAERVLVRHAPVVFRADWAFLVCRDAGTGKAVVEESTPAAPDLPGDEAPWLPLERPRRLAVPAEWDNRGWRHITAAATPMGNPDRALVIGRSGGPEILDSELARLAHLAALTQTVRQALSQS, encoded by the coding sequence GTGTACCTGTTGCGGATCGCGCTCCCCGACCAGCCCGGCGGGCTCGGTGAGGTCGCCTCGGCCCTGGGCAAGGTCGGCGCCGACATCGTCGCCGTGGACGTGGTGTCCCGGGGCGCCGACGGCACCGCGATCGACGACTTCGTGGTGGAGCTCCCCCTCGGCGGACGTGCCGACTCGCTGGTGTCGGCCTGCCTGTCGGTGCCCGGTGTCCGGGTGATCTGGCTGTCCCGGTACGCCGCCGGCGGGACGCTGCGCCACGATCTCGAGGTGGTCGAGTCGATGACGGAGCAGCCGGCCGAGGCCGAGCGGGTGCTCGTCCGGCACGCGCCGGTGGTGTTCCGCGCCGACTGGGCGTTCCTGGTGTGCCGGGACGCGGGCACCGGGAAGGCGGTGGTGGAGGAGTCCACTCCGGCCGCGCCCGACCTGCCCGGCGACGAGGCGCCGTGGCTGCCCCTGGAACGTCCCCGGCGGCTGGCGGTGCCCGCCGAGTGGGACAACCGGGGATGGCGGCACATCACCGCGGCGGCCACCCCTATGGGCAACCCCGACCGGGCGCTGGTGATCGGGCGGTCCGGTGGCCCGGAGATCCTCGACTCCGAGCTCGCCCGGCTGGCCCACCTGGCCGCGCTCACCCAGACCGTCCGGCAGGCGCTCTCGCAGAGCTGA
- the gatA gene encoding Asp-tRNA(Asn)/Glu-tRNA(Gln) amidotransferase subunit GatA codes for MSDSDLTRLTAARLAELIATGEASAVEVAQAHLDRIGKVDDRIHAFLHLDTEGALAAARQVDDRRAAGGTLGPLAGVPLALKDVLTMKDVPTTCGSRILEGWRPPYDSTVVRRLREAGVVVLGKTNMDEFAMGSSTENSAFGPTRNPWDTDRIPGGSGGGSSASLAAFEAPLAIGTDTGGSIRQPGSVTGTVGVKPTYGGVSRYGLVAFSSSLDQAGPCARTVLDAALLHSVIAGHDPLDSTSIDRPVPPVVDAARNPDVRGLRVGVVKELGGAGFQPGVEQRFREAVDLLSDLGAEVVEVSCPHFTYGLAAYYLIAPSEASSNLARFDGMRYGLRAGDDGRHSAEEVMALTREAGFGDEVKRRIMIGTYALSSGYYDAYYGQAQKVRTLITRDFERAYEQVDVLVSPTTPTTAFRIGERADDPLAMYAADLCTIPANLAGNAAASFPAGRSPEDGLPVGLHVMAPAMADDRLYRVGAAVEQEFERRWGHPLLAEVPEL; via the coding sequence ATGAGCGACAGCGACCTGACCAGGCTCACCGCCGCCCGGCTCGCCGAGCTGATCGCCACCGGCGAGGCCTCCGCGGTGGAGGTCGCCCAGGCCCACCTGGACCGGATCGGCAAGGTCGACGACCGGATCCACGCGTTCCTCCACCTCGACACCGAGGGCGCACTCGCCGCCGCCCGTCAGGTGGACGACCGGCGCGCGGCCGGCGGCACGCTCGGCCCGCTGGCCGGGGTTCCGCTCGCCCTCAAGGACGTCCTCACCATGAAGGACGTGCCGACCACCTGCGGCTCGCGGATCCTGGAGGGCTGGCGGCCGCCGTACGACTCGACCGTCGTCCGCCGGCTGCGCGAGGCCGGCGTGGTCGTCCTCGGCAAGACGAACATGGACGAGTTCGCGATGGGTTCCTCCACCGAGAACTCCGCCTTCGGCCCGACCCGCAACCCGTGGGACACCGACCGGATCCCGGGCGGTTCCGGCGGCGGCTCGTCGGCGTCGCTGGCGGCGTTCGAGGCGCCGCTGGCGATCGGCACCGACACCGGCGGTTCGATCCGCCAGCCCGGCTCGGTGACCGGGACGGTCGGGGTGAAGCCCACCTACGGCGGGGTGTCCCGCTACGGCCTGGTGGCGTTCTCCTCCAGCCTGGACCAGGCCGGTCCGTGTGCCCGCACGGTGCTCGACGCGGCCCTGCTGCACAGCGTGATCGCCGGCCACGACCCGCTGGACTCCACCTCGATCGACCGTCCCGTCCCGCCGGTGGTGGACGCCGCCCGCAACCCCGACGTGCGCGGCCTGCGGGTCGGCGTGGTGAAGGAGCTCGGCGGCGCCGGTTTCCAGCCCGGGGTGGAGCAGCGCTTCCGCGAGGCGGTCGACCTGCTCTCCGACCTGGGTGCGGAGGTCGTCGAGGTGTCCTGCCCGCACTTCACCTACGGCCTGGCCGCCTACTACCTCATCGCGCCGAGCGAGGCGTCCAGCAACCTCGCCCGCTTCGACGGGATGCGGTACGGCCTGCGCGCCGGCGACGACGGCCGGCACAGCGCCGAGGAGGTGATGGCGCTGACCCGCGAGGCCGGGTTCGGAGACGAGGTCAAGCGGCGCATCATGATCGGCACGTACGCCCTCTCCAGCGGCTACTACGACGCCTACTACGGCCAGGCGCAGAAGGTCCGCACGCTCATCACCCGCGACTTCGAGCGGGCGTACGAGCAGGTCGACGTGCTCGTGTCGCCGACCACGCCCACCACCGCGTTCCGGATCGGCGAGCGGGCGGACGACCCGCTGGCGATGTACGCCGCCGACCTGTGCACCATCCCCGCCAACCTCGCCGGCAACGCCGCCGCGTCCTTCCCGGCCGGCCGCTCGCCGGAGGACGGGCTGCCGGTGGGCCTGCACGTGATGGCGCCGGCGATGGCCGACGACCGGCTCTACCGCGTGGGTGCCGCCGTGGAGCAGGAGTTCGAGCGCCGCTGGGGACACCCGCTGCTGGCGGAGGTGCCGGAGCTATGA